In one Rugosibacter aromaticivorans genomic region, the following are encoded:
- a CDS encoding phage/plasmid primase, P4 family yields the protein MLDFNDTQPPVPRDLDAEREAIRVELLVRLESVLAALFPAGRKRGGKFLVGDVLGSPGDSLEIVLTGDKAGLWTDRATGDGGDIFTLIAAHLGIDTHADFPRVLDAATELLGRAPAAPARKSKSAPPVDDLGPASAKWDYLDASGKLIAVVYRYDPPGRKKEFRPWDARRRKMAPPDPRPLYNQPGMTSASLVVLVEGEKCAQALIDAGIVATTAMHGANAPVEKTDWSPLAGKAVLIWPDRDKPGWEYATQAAQAILSAGAKTCHILYPPEEAADGWDAADAVIDGFDVAAFLTHGPRLQMHDVADDTEPVVSTDESVWGTEDALALAFTRRYHRDWRYVAAWGRWLVWDGHRWRTEDTLAATDLIRSVCRHAAVHADNPKIAAKLASSGTVGGVERLARADRRHAATTAEWDADPWLLDTPGGVVDLKTGRMRPHDRADRMTKITTATPGGDCPIWRQFLVEITGGDAELQAYLQRMVGYCLTGVTSAHALFFLYGTGANGKSVFANVVSTILGDYASTASMDTFVETRGDRHPTDLAGLRGARFVTAIETEQGRRLNESKVKAITGGDKISARFMRQDFFEYTPQFKPVIVGNHKPAIRNIDEAMKRRMHLIPFTVTIPPERRDGNLTDKLLAERDGILAWAVAGCLVWQREGLKPPASVVSATEEYFESEDALGRWLDERCVREANAKSLTAELFGDWKQWADSAGEFIGSQRRFSDLLITRGVEKWRNTAGVRGFRGIGLKHPPKPAYTPYADD from the coding sequence ATGCTTGATTTCAACGACACGCAACCGCCTGTTCCTCGCGACCTCGACGCCGAACGCGAAGCGATCCGCGTCGAACTGCTCGTCCGGCTGGAATCGGTGCTGGCCGCGCTGTTCCCCGCGGGCAGGAAGCGCGGCGGCAAGTTCCTCGTCGGCGACGTGCTCGGCAGCCCGGGCGACAGCCTGGAGATCGTGCTCACCGGCGACAAGGCAGGCCTGTGGACGGATCGCGCCACCGGTGACGGCGGCGACATCTTCACGCTGATCGCCGCGCACCTCGGCATCGACACCCACGCCGACTTTCCGCGCGTGCTCGATGCGGCGACCGAACTGCTCGGGCGTGCTCCGGCGGCACCGGCGCGCAAATCAAAATCGGCGCCGCCCGTCGACGACCTCGGCCCGGCCTCCGCGAAGTGGGACTACCTCGACGCCTCTGGCAAGCTGATCGCAGTCGTCTACCGCTACGACCCGCCCGGCCGCAAGAAGGAGTTCCGTCCGTGGGACGCGCGCCGTCGCAAGATGGCTCCGCCCGATCCGCGCCCGCTCTACAACCAGCCGGGCATGACCAGCGCATCGCTGGTGGTGCTGGTCGAGGGCGAGAAATGCGCGCAGGCGCTGATCGACGCTGGCATCGTCGCGACGACGGCGATGCACGGCGCGAACGCGCCGGTCGAGAAGACCGACTGGTCGCCGCTGGCAGGCAAGGCCGTGCTGATCTGGCCCGACCGCGACAAACCGGGTTGGGAGTACGCGACGCAAGCGGCGCAAGCCATCCTGTCGGCGGGCGCGAAAACCTGTCATATCCTGTATCCGCCCGAGGAAGCGGCGGACGGTTGGGACGCGGCGGACGCCGTGATCGATGGCTTCGACGTCGCAGCCTTCCTCACCCATGGCCCGCGTCTCCAGATGCACGACGTCGCCGACGACACCGAGCCGGTCGTCAGCACCGACGAATCGGTCTGGGGCACGGAGGATGCGCTGGCGCTGGCCTTCACCCGGCGCTACCACCGCGACTGGCGCTACGTTGCCGCGTGGGGCCGCTGGCTGGTGTGGGATGGGCATCGCTGGCGCACCGAGGACACGCTGGCGGCCACCGACCTGATCCGCAGCGTCTGCCGTCACGCCGCCGTCCATGCGGACAACCCCAAGATCGCCGCCAAGCTGGCCAGCTCGGGCACCGTCGGCGGCGTCGAACGGCTGGCGCGCGCGGATCGCAGGCACGCGGCCACCACTGCCGAATGGGATGCCGACCCGTGGCTGCTCGACACGCCCGGTGGCGTGGTCGATCTCAAGACCGGCAGGATGCGGCCACACGACCGCGCCGACCGGATGACCAAGATCACCACGGCCACGCCGGGTGGCGACTGCCCAATCTGGCGGCAGTTCCTGGTGGAGATCACCGGCGGCGATGCCGAGCTGCAAGCCTACCTGCAACGGATGGTCGGCTACTGCCTGACGGGCGTGACCAGCGCCCACGCACTGTTCTTCCTCTACGGCACCGGTGCCAACGGCAAGAGCGTGTTCGCCAACGTGGTCAGCACCATCCTCGGCGACTACGCCTCGACCGCGTCGATGGACACCTTCGTCGAAACGCGCGGCGACCGCCATCCGACCGATCTGGCCGGACTTCGCGGCGCACGCTTCGTGACGGCCATCGAAACGGAACAGGGGCGGCGCTTGAACGAATCGAAGGTCAAGGCCATCACCGGCGGCGACAAGATCTCCGCGCGCTTCATGCGGCAGGACTTCTTCGAGTACACGCCGCAGTTCAAGCCAGTGATCGTCGGCAACCACAAGCCCGCCATTCGCAACATCGACGAGGCGATGAAGCGGCGGATGCACCTGATCCCTTTCACGGTGACGATCCCGCCCGAACGGCGCGATGGCAACTTGACCGACAAGTTGCTCGCCGAGCGCGATGGGATTCTGGCGTGGGCAGTGGCCGGATGCCTCGTGTGGCAACGCGAAGGATTGAAACCACCTGCGAGCGTGGTGTCGGCGACCGAGGAGTATTTCGAATCCGAGGACGCGCTGGGCCGCTGGCTCGACGAACGCTGCGTGCGCGAGGCCAACGCGAAGTCGCTGACCGCCGAACTGTTCGGCGACTGGAAGCAATGGGCCGATTCCGCTGGCGAGTTCATCGGCTCGCAGCGCCGTTTCTCCGATCTGCTCATCACCCGTGGCGTCGAGAAATGGCGCAACACGGCGGGCGTTCGCGGCTTCCGTGGCATTGGCCTCAAGCACCCGCCCAAGCCCGCCTACACCCCATACGCCGACGACTGA
- a CDS encoding crossover junction endodeoxyribonuclease RuvC, whose protein sequence is MTTTILALDLGTTTGWALRGSDGSITSGSESFRPQRFEGGGMRFLRFKRWLTELKTVADGIDALHFEEVRRHVSTDAAHAYGGFLATLTAWCEHHQIPYQGVPVGTIKKHATGKGNAGKDEVIASVRARGHTPSDDNEADALALLHWAIAQHDLEQEA, encoded by the coding sequence ATGACCACGACCATCCTCGCCCTCGACTTGGGCACCACCACCGGCTGGGCGCTGCGCGGCAGCGACGGCAGCATCACCAGCGGCAGCGAGAGCTTCCGCCCGCAACGCTTCGAAGGCGGCGGCATGCGCTTCCTGCGCTTCAAGCGTTGGCTCACGGAACTGAAGACCGTGGCCGACGGCATCGACGCACTGCACTTCGAGGAGGTGCGCCGCCACGTCTCGACCGACGCGGCGCACGCCTACGGCGGTTTCCTCGCCACGCTCACCGCGTGGTGCGAGCACCACCAGATTCCCTACCAGGGCGTACCGGTCGGCACGATCAAGAAGCACGCCACCGGCAAGGGCAACGCGGGCAAGGACGAGGTGATTGCATCCGTCCGCGCACGCGGCCACACGCCCAGCGACGACAACGAAGCCGACGCGCTGGCGCTGCTGCATTGGGCCATCGCACAGCACGATCTCGAACAGGAGGCGTGA
- a CDS encoding DUF6362 family protein, which yields MADRRAAWTIEDVAARFEEAASTGRRLPPVRVQGYFNTWPIIVRKEWEAFAADEHVYRPLPPTPDAIDRMLETMKWVQWLEVEQRHLVWMRAKRYGWRDITIRFACDRTTAWRRWQRALQTVADQLNGVVTA from the coding sequence ATGGCTGACCGTCGCGCTGCTTGGACAATCGAAGACGTGGCCGCGCGTTTCGAGGAGGCGGCCAGCACCGGACGACGCCTGCCGCCCGTGCGCGTGCAGGGCTACTTCAACACCTGGCCGATCATCGTGCGCAAGGAGTGGGAAGCCTTCGCGGCCGATGAGCATGTCTATCGACCGCTCCCTCCGACGCCGGACGCCATCGACCGGATGCTGGAGACGATGAAGTGGGTGCAGTGGCTGGAGGTCGAGCAGCGCCACCTCGTGTGGATGCGGGCCAAGCGCTACGGCTGGCGCGACATCACCATCCGCTTCGCCTGCGACCGGACGACGGCATGGCGGCGCTGGCAGCGCGCCTTGCAGACGGTCGCCGACCAGCTCAATGGCGTCGTCACGGCGTAG
- a CDS encoding site-specific DNA-methyltransferase: MNTLNVEYRKVEALIPYARNPRTHSDAQIAKIAASIVEYGWTNPVLVDGDNGIIAGHGRLAAARKLGLDQVPVIELAHLTTAQKRALVIADNRLALDAGWDEEMLALELAELSEAGFELALTGFENIEIDALLADATSTEGEPAAQDGANADEPDTTDDVPDTPVVAVSREGDVWAIGSHRLICGDATDPAVVATLMQGDTAQLCFTSPPYGNQRDYTSGGIADWDALMRGVFAHLPMTDDGQVLVNLGLIHRDNEVIPYWDGWLSWMRQQGWRRFAWYVWDQGPGMPGDWQGRLAPSFEFVFHFNRSTRKPNKIVPCKHAGQESHLRADGSSMAMRGKDGEVGGWTHKGLPTQDTRIPDSVIRVMRHKGKIGQDIDHPAVFPVALPEFAIEAYTDSGDVVFEPFGGSGTTMLAAQRTGRICRSVEVAPEYVDVAIKRFQQNHPGVPVTLIAGCGIKSGQSFDDVATERLATTEVEQ; the protein is encoded by the coding sequence TTGAATACGCTCAACGTCGAGTACCGCAAGGTCGAGGCGCTGATTCCCTACGCCCGCAATCCGCGCACTCATTCCGATGCGCAAATCGCCAAGATCGCCGCCAGCATCGTCGAATACGGCTGGACGAATCCGGTCCTGGTCGACGGCGACAACGGCATCATCGCGGGCCACGGTCGTTTGGCTGCCGCACGCAAGCTGGGGCTGGATCAGGTGCCGGTGATCGAGCTGGCCCATCTCACCACCGCACAAAAGCGCGCCTTGGTCATCGCCGACAACCGGCTGGCGCTTGACGCTGGCTGGGATGAGGAGATGTTGGCGCTCGAACTGGCGGAGCTTTCCGAAGCGGGTTTCGAACTGGCGCTGACCGGCTTCGAGAACATCGAGATCGATGCGCTGCTGGCAGATGCCACGTCGACTGAAGGTGAACCAGCGGCGCAGGATGGTGCAAACGCCGATGAACCTGATACGACTGATGACGTACCTGACACGCCAGTGGTGGCGGTGTCGCGCGAGGGAGATGTCTGGGCCATCGGCTCGCACCGGTTGATCTGTGGCGACGCCACCGACCCAGCCGTGGTTGCCACGCTGATGCAGGGTGACACCGCGCAGCTTTGCTTCACCTCGCCGCCGTATGGCAACCAGCGCGACTACACCTCCGGCGGCATTGCCGATTGGGATGCCCTGATGCGCGGTGTGTTCGCACATCTGCCGATGACGGACGACGGACAGGTGCTGGTCAATCTTGGGCTGATCCACCGCGACAACGAAGTCATCCCCTATTGGGACGGCTGGCTGTCCTGGATGCGTCAGCAGGGGTGGCGGCGCTTCGCGTGGTACGTCTGGGATCAGGGGCCAGGCATGCCCGGCGACTGGCAGGGCCGATTGGCTCCCAGCTTCGAGTTTGTTTTTCACTTCAATCGCAGCACCCGCAAACCCAATAAGATTGTTCCTTGCAAGCATGCAGGCCAGGAATCGCACCTGCGCGCTGACGGGTCGTCCATGGCGATGCGCGGTAAGGATGGCGAGGTCGGCGGCTGGACGCACAAGGGTCTGCCGACGCAGGACACCCGCATCCCCGATTCGGTGATTCGCGTGATGCGTCACAAGGGCAAGATCGGGCAGGACATTGATCACCCGGCCGTGTTCCCGGTCGCATTGCCTGAGTTTGCCATCGAGGCTTACACCGATTCGGGTGACGTCGTGTTCGAGCCCTTCGGCGGCAGTGGCACGACGATGCTGGCCGCGCAGCGCACTGGCCGGATCTGCCGCAGTGTGGAAGTTGCGCCGGAGTACGTGGACGTGGCTATCAAGCGTTTTCAGCAAAACCACCCCGGCGTGCCGGTCACGCTCATCGCAGGCTGTGGAATCAAATCGGGCCAGTCCTTCGACGACGTGGCCACAGAACGGCTGGCGACCACGGAGGTAGAACAATGA
- a CDS encoding site-specific DNA-methyltransferase, translating to MSASWLADKIEQWPTAKLLPYARNARTHSDDQVAQIAASIAEFGFTNPILAGSDGIIVAGHGRLAAAQKLGLEIVPVVVLDHLSPTQRRALVIADNRIAENAGWDDAMLRIELEALQLEGFDLDITGFDADALAELIAGDEPDNEGQTDEDAVPEVGETPISRPGDVWIMGHHRLLCGDSTVAESYARLMQGDVADMVFTDPPYNVNYANSAKDKMRGKDRAILNDNLGDGFYDFLLAALTPTVANCRGGIYVAMSSSELDVLQAAFRAAGGKWSTFIIWAKNTFTLGRADYQRQYEPILYGWPEGAQRHWCGDRDQGDVWAIKKPQKNDLHPTMKPVELVERAIRNSSRPGNVVLDPFGGSGTTLIAAEKSGRVARLIELDPKYADVIVRRWEDFTGQTAIREAADQELCAS from the coding sequence ATGAGCGCGTCCTGGTTGGCAGACAAGATTGAGCAGTGGCCGACAGCCAAACTGCTGCCCTATGCCCGCAATGCGCGGACGCACTCGGATGATCAGGTGGCGCAGATCGCCGCATCGATTGCCGAGTTTGGCTTCACCAATCCGATCCTTGCAGGCAGTGACGGCATCATCGTCGCTGGGCATGGACGCTTGGCCGCTGCGCAGAAACTTGGGCTTGAGATCGTGCCCGTGGTCGTCCTTGATCACCTGAGCCCGACCCAGCGCCGCGCCTTGGTCATCGCAGACAACCGCATCGCGGAGAACGCTGGCTGGGATGACGCTATGTTGCGCATCGAGCTGGAGGCCTTGCAGTTGGAAGGTTTCGATCTGGACATCACCGGCTTCGACGCCGACGCGCTGGCCGAACTGATCGCGGGCGACGAGCCGGACAATGAGGGCCAGACCGATGAGGACGCGGTACCGGAGGTTGGCGAGACACCCATCTCGCGCCCGGGCGATGTCTGGATCATGGGCCATCACCGCCTGCTGTGCGGCGACTCGACCGTGGCAGAGAGCTATGCCCGGCTGATGCAGGGCGACGTGGCAGACATGGTCTTCACCGACCCGCCGTACAACGTGAACTACGCCAACAGCGCCAAGGACAAGATGCGCGGCAAGGATCGCGCGATCCTCAACGACAACTTGGGCGATGGCTTCTACGACTTCCTGTTGGCAGCATTGACGCCCACCGTGGCGAACTGCCGGGGCGGCATCTATGTGGCGATGTCATCCAGCGAGCTGGATGTGCTGCAGGCCGCCTTTCGCGCCGCCGGTGGCAAGTGGTCGACTTTCATCATCTGGGCCAAGAACACCTTCACGCTGGGCCGTGCCGACTACCAGCGCCAGTACGAACCGATCTTGTACGGATGGCCTGAGGGTGCACAACGCCACTGGTGTGGTGACCGCGATCAGGGCGATGTGTGGGCTATCAAAAAGCCGCAGAAGAACGATCTGCATCCGACGATGAAGCCGGTGGAGCTGGTCGAGCGAGCCATCCGCAATTCGAGCCGCCCGGGTAACGTGGTGCTCGATCCGTTTGGTGGTTCTGGCACAACGTTGATTGCGGCCGAAAAGTCGGGGCGCGTCGCGCGGCTGATCGAACTCGATCCGAAGTACGCGGATGTGATCGTGCGCCGGTGGGAGGACTTCACCGGCCAGACGGCTATCCGCGAGGCGGCAGACCAGGAATTGTGCGCCAGTTGA
- a CDS encoding DUF3489 domain-containing protein: MTTTQLTPAQHAILVHAVEHTSGKIDWFPDNIKGGARKKVLEGLFNRALITSDGIDWFVAAEGYDALGIPRPGLNKKRVGQFEANLDRIIANAEGAPAAASDPELEAFVTAAEATWVKPRTRENSKQAEVIRMLQRPEGATIGQICTATGWQAHTVRGTFAGAFKKKLGLTIVSDKPQGGERIYRIA, encoded by the coding sequence ATGACCACCACCCAACTGACCCCTGCCCAGCACGCGATCCTGGTCCACGCGGTTGAACACACCAGCGGCAAGATCGACTGGTTTCCCGACAACATCAAAGGCGGCGCACGCAAGAAGGTGCTCGAAGGACTTTTCAACCGCGCACTGATTACCTCCGACGGCATCGACTGGTTTGTCGCTGCGGAGGGCTACGACGCCCTGGGCATTCCGCGCCCCGGATTGAACAAGAAGCGCGTCGGTCAATTCGAAGCCAATCTCGACCGGATCATCGCCAATGCTGAAGGCGCGCCTGCTGCCGCGAGCGATCCCGAGCTGGAAGCCTTTGTTACCGCCGCCGAAGCCACGTGGGTCAAGCCGCGCACCCGCGAGAACAGCAAGCAAGCCGAAGTGATCCGGATGCTGCAACGCCCCGAGGGCGCAACCATCGGCCAGATCTGCACCGCCACCGGTTGGCAGGCGCACACGGTGCGCGGCACCTTCGCCGGAGCCTTCAAGAAAAAGCTCGGCCTGACCATCGTCTCGGACAAGCCGCAGGGTGGCGAGCGGATCTACCGCATCGCCTGA
- a CDS encoding DUF6900 domain-containing protein — translation MSKLEQLLTQIAQNKLGIETLETRRSDSLDFHDVAVWCLRDALEAAFNAGLEQGRNANPSDKANT, via the coding sequence ATGAGCAAGCTCGAACAACTCCTGACCCAGATCGCGCAAAACAAGCTAGGCATCGAAACCCTGGAAACCCGCCGCTCGGACAGCCTCGATTTCCACGATGTAGCGGTCTGGTGCCTACGCGATGCGCTTGAAGCCGCCTTCAACGCGGGTCTTGAGCAGGGGCGCAATGCCAACCCGTCAGACAAGGCCAACACCTGA
- a CDS encoding elements of external origin, protein MGISIRAYARHRGVSDAAVRKAIAAGRITPEADGTIDAERVDREWARNSDAPRNGTATRAVKVAVPESSGPTGDGQAALPVGGTSLLQARTVNEVVKAQTNKVRLARLKGELVDRPQAIAHVFKLARSERDAWLNWPTRISAQMAAKLGVDPHTMHIALEAAVREHLQELGEMRPRVD, encoded by the coding sequence ATGGGTATTTCGATTCGTGCCTACGCACGCCACCGAGGGGTGTCCGATGCAGCGGTGCGCAAGGCCATCGCTGCTGGGCGGATCACGCCGGAGGCAGACGGAACGATTGATGCCGAGCGCGTCGACCGCGAGTGGGCGCGTAATTCCGATGCGCCGCGCAATGGCACGGCCACCCGCGCGGTCAAGGTCGCCGTCCCGGAGTCCAGCGGACCTACAGGAGATGGACAAGCAGCATTACCAGTAGGTGGAACGTCCTTGCTGCAAGCGCGGACGGTCAACGAAGTGGTCAAGGCGCAAACCAACAAGGTGCGTCTGGCCCGTCTCAAGGGCGAGCTGGTGGATCGGCCACAGGCCATCGCCCATGTTTTTAAGCTGGCGCGCTCCGAACGCGATGCGTGGCTCAACTGGCCCACACGCATCTCGGCACAAATGGCAGCCAAGCTCGGCGTCGATCCCCACACGATGCACATCGCCTTGGAGGCGGCGGTGCGTGAGCACCTGCAGGAACTGGGCGAGATGCGCCCGAGGGTGGATTGA
- a CDS encoding phage terminase large subunit family protein — translation MDYEGAAEIERAWREGLTPDPLLTVSEWSDRHRMLSSKASAEPGRWRTSRTPYLKAIMDCLSPTSPVERVVFMKAAQLGATEMGSNWIGYVIHHAPGPMMAVWPTVEMAKRNSKQRIDPLIEESSALAELIAPARSRDSGNTILAKEFRGGVLVMTGANSAVGLRSMPVRYLFLDEVDGYPLDVEGEGDAISLAEARTRTFARRKIFIVSTPTISGASAIEREYEASDQRRYFVPCPHCSHRQWLRFEQLRWDKGQPETAAYICESCDTAIAEHHKTWMLEHGEWRAMITDGAGKTAGFHLSSLYSPVGWRAWREIAAAWEAAVSKEAGSAAAIKTFKNTELGETWVEEGEAPDWQRLVERREDYRVGTVPQGGLLLVGAADVQKDRIEASVWAFGRGKESWLVEHRVLMGDTARDTVWRRLAEMLAETWTHASGAAMPLVRFALDTGFATQEAYAFVRACRDSRVMAVKGVPRGAALIGTPTAIDVSQGGKKLRRGIKVYTVAVSIAKLEFYNNLRKSADVGEDGLTTVFPAGFVHLPKIDAEFIQQLCAEQLITRRDRNGFPVREWQKMRERNEALDCYVYARAAASAAGLDRFEERHWRELERQLGLASPPALETPTESINEATQRGGLAVSGNRNTGRRVIKSRWLS, via the coding sequence ATGGACTATGAAGGCGCTGCCGAGATTGAACGCGCGTGGCGCGAAGGACTGACGCCCGACCCGCTGCTCACCGTGTCCGAATGGTCGGATCGCCATCGGATGCTCTCCAGCAAGGCATCTGCCGAACCCGGGCGCTGGCGTACCAGCCGCACGCCGTACCTGAAAGCAATCATGGACTGCCTGTCGCCGACCTCGCCGGTCGAGCGCGTGGTGTTCATGAAGGCCGCCCAACTCGGCGCGACCGAGATGGGATCGAACTGGATCGGCTATGTGATCCATCACGCACCAGGTCCAATGATGGCGGTATGGCCGACAGTGGAGATGGCCAAGCGCAACTCCAAGCAGCGGATCGATCCGCTGATCGAGGAGTCGTCCGCACTGGCTGAACTGATTGCACCGGCGCGCAGCCGGGATTCCGGCAACACCATCCTGGCCAAGGAGTTCCGGGGTGGCGTGCTGGTGATGACCGGGGCTAACAGCGCGGTCGGGCTGCGCTCGATGCCGGTGCGGTATCTGTTCCTCGACGAGGTCGACGGCTATCCGTTGGACGTCGAGGGTGAAGGCGATGCGATCTCGCTGGCCGAAGCCCGTACACGCACCTTCGCGCGGCGCAAGATCTTCATCGTCTCGACGCCGACGATCTCAGGGGCATCGGCTATCGAGCGCGAGTACGAGGCCAGTGACCAACGTCGCTACTTTGTGCCGTGTCCGCATTGCTCCCACCGTCAGTGGCTGCGTTTCGAGCAGCTGCGTTGGGACAAAGGGCAACCGGAGACCGCCGCCTACATCTGCGAGTCATGTGACACCGCCATTGCCGAGCACCACAAGACGTGGATGCTGGAGCACGGCGAGTGGCGCGCGATGATCACGGATGGCGCAGGCAAGACAGCGGGTTTTCACTTGTCATCGCTGTACAGCCCGGTGGGCTGGCGTGCTTGGCGCGAGATCGCCGCTGCGTGGGAAGCCGCCGTCAGTAAAGAGGCGGGATCGGCCGCCGCCATCAAGACCTTCAAGAACACCGAGCTAGGCGAAACCTGGGTCGAGGAAGGCGAAGCGCCGGACTGGCAACGACTGGTCGAACGCCGCGAGGACTACCGCGTCGGTACGGTGCCGCAAGGTGGTCTGCTCTTGGTCGGCGCGGCCGACGTGCAGAAAGATCGCATCGAGGCGTCGGTCTGGGCCTTTGGGCGCGGCAAAGAGTCCTGGCTGGTTGAGCACCGCGTGCTGATGGGCGACACCGCCCGCGACACGGTGTGGAGGCGCCTCGCTGAAATGCTGGCCGAAACCTGGACACACGCCTCCGGCGCGGCGATGCCGCTGGTGCGTTTTGCATTGGATACCGGGTTTGCAACGCAGGAGGCCTACGCCTTTGTGCGGGCTTGCCGCGATTCGCGTGTGATGGCGGTCAAGGGGGTGCCTCGCGGTGCAGCCTTGATCGGCACGCCGACCGCCATCGATGTCTCGCAGGGTGGCAAGAAGCTGCGCCGGGGCATCAAGGTGTACACGGTGGCGGTCAGCATCGCCAAGCTCGAGTTCTACAACAACCTGCGCAAGAGCGCAGATGTTGGCGAGGACGGATTGACCACGGTGTTCCCTGCCGGGTTCGTCCATCTGCCCAAGATCGATGCTGAGTTCATCCAGCAACTCTGCGCGGAACAACTGATCACCCGCCGCGACCGCAACGGCTTCCCGGTGCGTGAGTGGCAAAAGATGCGTGAGCGCAATGAGGCGCTCGACTGCTACGTCTACGCCCGCGCGGCTGCATCGGCGGCGGGACTGGATCGCTTCGAGGAACGTCACTGGCGGGAACTGGAGCGACAACTGGGGCTGGCCAGTCCGCCAGCCCTTGAAACACCTACCGAATCGATCAACGAGGCCACCCAACGCGGTGGCCTCGCTGTTTCTGGCAACCGCAACACCGGTCGGCGCGTGATCAAAAGCCGCTGGCTGTCCTGA
- a CDS encoding phage head-tail joining protein, whose protein sequence is MAYTQAHLDALEAALVKGEKRVTFGDKTVEYRSVDELQAAIAAVKRDLFEQAVDTGLWPGAPRQIRVTTGKGF, encoded by the coding sequence ATGGCCTACACACAAGCACACCTCGACGCACTGGAAGCCGCGCTGGTCAAGGGCGAAAAGCGCGTGACTTTCGGCGACAAGACCGTCGAATACCGCAGCGTCGATGAACTCCAGGCCGCCATCGCGGCGGTCAAACGTGACCTCTTCGAGCAGGCCGTGGACACCGGACTGTGGCCGGGCGCTCCACGGCAGATCCGTGTCACCACCGGCAAGGGGTTTTGA